TTTACAAGTCAACATATCTGGTGAGAAAAGTAAGCATGGCTTTGCCTTGTCGGAGATTGATGATGTCTTATCTGAAATAGCTAACTATAAAAATGTTGAGCTTGTTGGCTTGATGACAATGGCTCCTTTTGAAGCAGATGAAGTAGAGCTTGCTTCTATATTTTCTAAAATGAAGCAAGTTCAAGAAGAGTTGGCAGGTCGGCAGTTACCCGGTATGCCCTTTACAGAATTAAGCATGGGCATGAGTGGTGATTTTGACATAGCTATTGAACATGGGGCAACCTATGTGAGAATAGGAACGGCATTTTTTGAGTCAGTGAAATAGGGAGAAAACCGTGGCACTAAAAGATACATTTAAAAATTTATTCAATTACTTTGAGGTTGACGATGTCAATGAGGCAACTGAGCAAGAAGAAGCTTATTCTATGCCAAATGAAAGACCAAAAATGCGAGTTGCTCAGCAGACAAGTGTCGCTTCAAAAGAACAACCTGCTAAGATTGAAAATAGAAGAGAAGTTCGTGTAGATAATCAACGTCCTCGTATGGAGCGTCAACACGAGGTGGTTGACACTGGTACGGAAAACAAATCTACGATTGACATTAAGTTTCCAAAGCGGTATGAAGATGCTCCGGAAATGGTTAATCTACTCTTGGACAATGCTAGTATTTTGATTGATTTTCAGTATATGTCTGAGCAGCAGGCAAGACGTTGTTTGGATTATCTAGATGGAGCACGTTCGGTTTTATCTGGTAATTTAAAGAAGGTGTCTAATACCATGTGGTTATTGACGCCCGTCAATGTTACTGTACATATTGAAGAATTGCGTAATGCCAATAATGGACAAGGGGCAGATACGACTTTCGATTTTGATATGAAGCGATAAGCGTATGCAAATTCTGATTTTAATCCTATTAAAATTTGTAGAGATTTATTCCTATCTCTTATTTGCCTACGCTTTATTGAGTTGGTTCCCTGCTCTATTCACAAGTCCCCTTGGTCGTTTCTTAGAAAGTCTAGTTAGTCCGCTCTTGAAACCCTTTCGGCGCTTGAACTTACAATTTATGGGCTTAGATTTGACAGTCCTGGTGGCCATGCTAGTCTTGAATATGGGAACGCGCCTATTGGTGCAACTCTTAGTTGGCCTGGTATAAACATGAAGAGTGAAAAGCATATTTTGGAACATTTTGCCCGAGAGGAGAGGGAATTTGTCGAGAAGGTGATGGATATGTGTCAGCAAGTTGAGGATACTTATTCCTATAGATTGACAAGTTTTCTAAATCCTAGGCAGGATGCTATTGCTCAGATGATTGCCAATTATTACCACTTACAAGCGTTTTCGACAAGGGACCTTGTCCCGACAGAGTATTCTCGTGTCATTCTTGCTCCTAGCTACTATGTCTTGGACAAAAAAGATTTTGATGTGATGGCCCTAGAACTTGTCTACTCTAGAAAGTTTCACAGTTTATCACATTCACAGGTACTGGGAACTTTCTTGAATAAATTAGGTATTCGGAGAGAATACCTAGGTGATATTCTTATTAGAGAAGATGAGTTACTCATTTTTTTGGATAAGAAGTTTGGAGAACTGGCAATTCAGACCATTGCTAAAATTGCAAGGGTTCCTGTTAAGCTGATGGAACGAGATTGGCAGTCTACGCCAGTCCAAATGAATGAAGAACCTTTCTTTAAGGAAGTCTTGGTTTCCAGTATGCGATTGGACAAGCTAATTGCTGTAGCCTTCCATCTGTCACGAACCAAGGTAGACAAGTTGATTGCAGCTGGTCATGTAAAATTGGACTATGTTCAGGTAGAACAAGCAGGTAGGCAGGTTGAGTTAGGACAATTGATTAGTCTTAGGAAATACGGTAGAATTCGAGTAAGCGAACTTTTAGGTTTTTCTAAGCAAGGTAAAGTAAAATTAAAGTTAGAAATGATTAAAACATAGGGGGAAAAATGGCACTTACAGCACTAGAATTAAAAGATAAAACTTTCGCAACCAAATTTAGAGGTTATGATGCGGACGAAGTAGATGATTTTTTGGATATTGTT
The nucleotide sequence above comes from Streptococcus sp. 29887. Encoded proteins:
- a CDS encoding cell division protein SepF, giving the protein MALKDTFKNLFNYFEVDDVNEATEQEEAYSMPNERPKMRVAQQTSVASKEQPAKIENRREVRVDNQRPRMERQHEVVDTGTENKSTIDIKFPKRYEDAPEMVNLLLDNASILIDFQYMSEQQARRCLDYLDGARSVLSGNLKKVSNTMWLLTPVNVTVHIEELRNANNGQGADTTFDFDMKR
- a CDS encoding YggT family protein — encoded protein: MQILILILLKFVEIYSYLLFAYALLSWFPALFTSPLGRFLESLVSPLLKPFRRLNLQFMGLDLTVLVAMLVLNMGTRLLVQLLVGLV
- a CDS encoding RNA-binding protein, translating into MKSEKHILEHFAREEREFVEKVMDMCQQVEDTYSYRLTSFLNPRQDAIAQMIANYYHLQAFSTRDLVPTEYSRVILAPSYYVLDKKDFDVMALELVYSRKFHSLSHSQVLGTFLNKLGIRREYLGDILIREDELLIFLDKKFGELAIQTIAKIARVPVKLMERDWQSTPVQMNEEPFFKEVLVSSMRLDKLIAVAFHLSRTKVDKLIAAGHVKLDYVQVEQAGRQVELGQLISLRKYGRIRVSELLGFSKQGKVKLKLEMIKT